A window of Chaetodon auriga isolate fChaAug3 chromosome 2, fChaAug3.hap1, whole genome shotgun sequence contains these coding sequences:
- the LOC143330698 gene encoding proteasome subunit alpha type-5, whose protein sequence is MFLTRSEYDRGVNTFSPEGRLFQVEYAIEAIKLGSTAIGIQTSEGVCLAVEKRITSPLMEPNSIEKIVEIDSHIGCAMSGLIADAKTLIDKARVETQNHWFTYNETMTVESVTQAVSNLALQFGEEDADPGAMSRPFGVALLFGGVDEKGPQLYHMDPSGTFVQCDARAIGSASEGAQSSLQEVYHKSMTLKDAIKSSLTILKQVMEEKLNATNIELATVEPGKTFHMYSKEELEDVIKDI, encoded by the exons ATGTTTTTGACAAGATCGGAATATGACAG GGGTGTGAACACATTCTCTCCTGAAGGAAGATTGTTCCAGGTGGAATATGCCATAGAGGCCATAAAG TTGGGCTCCACAGCCATCGGTATCCAGACATCAGAGGGGGTGTGTCTGGCTGTGGAGAAGAGGATCACCTCTCCACTGATGGAGCCCAACAGCATTGAAAAGATCGTGGAGATTGACAGTCACATCG GTTGCGCCATGAGTGGCTTGATAGCTGATGCCAAGACTCTAATCGACAAGGCAAGAGTGGAAACACAG AACCACTGGTTTACTTACAATGAGACGATGACCGTGGAGAGTGTGACTCAGGCCGTGTCCAACCTGGCGCTGCAGTTtggagaggaggatgctgatcCTGGTGCCATG AGTCGACCATTCGGCGTAGCACTTCTGTTCGGGGGAGTTGATGAAAAAGGACCCCAGCT GTACCACATGGACCCATCAGGAACCTTTGTGCAGTGTGATGCTCGGGCCATCGGCTCAGCGTCCGAGGGAGCGCAGAGCTCTCTGCAAGAGGTCTATCACAAG TCCATGACATTAAAAGACGCCATCAAGTCATCTCTGACCATTCTGAagcaggtgatggaggagaagcTCAACGCCACCAACATTGAG cTGGCAACAGTCGAGCCTGGGAAGACCTTCCACATGTATTccaaagaggagctggaggatgtaaTCAAGGACATCTAG